The DNA window ATAATTACGCGCAAGCCGGTTTGATGGCCTGAGCCTTGCAGACCTGCTCGCAGACCGGACAGCCATTGCACAGGAGCGGGTCGATCTGCGCTTTTCCTTCACTGCCCGAACTCATGGCCGGGCATCCTAATTTCAGGCACATCCTGCATCCGGTACAAGCTCGAGGATCCACCTGGCGCTGAATGCGTTTGGCATTTCTTTCCAGCAGCACACAGGGCCTGCGGGAGATGATCAGGGAGGGCTCGGCGGTTGCTGTTTCCTGATCTATTACCTGCCCTAATTGAGCAAGGTCATATGGGTCAACCACTTCCACCCGGCTGATACCCATGGCTTTTGCCAGGGCGACCAGGTCCACCGCCCGTGTTTCCCGACCCTTGAGCGTGCGGCCTGTGCCGGGATGCTGCTGAAACCCGGTCATGGCCGTGGTCCGGTTATCGAGAATGATGACCGTCGTGGTCCCCTGATTATAAGCGATATCCAAAAGGCCGGTTATTCCGGAGTGGCAAAAGGTTGAATCGCCGATCACGCCGACTACCGGCCGGGTGTCCGATCCCTCGATGGCTTTGTTAAACCCGTGCGCAGCCCCGATACTGGCACCCATGCAGATGCACATGTCCATGGCCTCAAGAGGCGGCATCACGGACAGGGTATAGCAGCCGATATCACCCATGGCTCTGATCTTTTTCCGGTTCAGGGTATAGAACAGGCCCCGGTGAGGACAGCCCGGACACATGGCCGGGGGCCGGGGAGGAATGGCCACCCCGGGGTTAAATACATCCCGCGAAGACTCTTTGCCAAAGGCTCTGGCGACGATATCCGGCGACAACTCTCCGGTATCCGGAAGGATCGATCGCCCCCCTTCGACAGCAAGGCCCATAAGCCGGACCTGATCCTCGATAAAGGGGGTCAGCTCTTCAACCACATACAGCTTCTCGACCTGGGCGGCAAATTTCCTGATGCGCTTTTCCGGCAGGGGATAGCTCATGCCAAGCTTCAAAAAGGAGGCATGCGGCAGCACTTCGCGGGCATACTGGTAGGCGACACCTCCGGTAATGATGCCGATCGAAGTGTCATTGATCTGGCTGCTGTTCCATATGGTGGTCTCTGAAATTTCGTCCCTGATCGTTTCGGTCCGCTTATTGATTAACGCCCGCCGCTTGCGGCTGTAGGCCGGTATCATCACATATTTTTGCGGATCTCTGGCAAAAGGCTTGCGGTGGAGGTCTGCCCTGAAATCCTCCTCCACCCAGGTCAGGGATTTGGAATGGGAAATCCGGGTAGTGAGACGCAGCAGGACAGGGGTGTCAAAACTCTCGCTGATCACCATGCCAAACCCGACCATCTCCTTGGCCTCATGGCTGTCCGCAGGCTCAAGAAGGGGAATCTGGGCAAATTTGGCGAAAAAGCGGTTATCCTGCTCGTTCTGCGAGCTGTGCATCCCCGGATCATCAGCCGTGATGATAACCAGCCCGCCATTCACTCCCGTGTAAGCCAAAGTCATCAGGGGATCGGCAGCCACATTCAACCCTACATGCTTCATGGTCACCAGGGTTCTGGCCCCGGCCAGACTCGCTCCGATGCCCATCTCCAGAGCCACTTTTTCATTTGGCGACCACTGAGCGTAAATTTCCGGATACTGGACGATATTTTCCAGGATCTCCGTGCTCGGTGTGCCCGGATACCCGACAGCAACCCTTACTCCGAATTCATATGCCCCTCGGGCTACAGCCTCATTTCCTGACAGCAATACTTTCATCGTGTTGACTCCAGACGAGATGGATGAATTATCGGTGGATAGTGGATATTGTACAATCGAACTGCTTCGTATGCTTATCGGCAAATTACCTTGGAAGTGAAGCGGACCAATTTTTATTTTCTGTTTACCCTGTCAATATCAGGCCCTGCCTCAGCTATTAATTTTTTCAAATCATACTTTTTTTCTGCTCTTCTCACCCTGATCTCATGAAGACCAGCCATCATATCATCTACTTCGCCTTTGGAATTGCTAAATTCCCGAGCGATTTCATCGCGTACTTCTACCTGATAAAACTTACTGAAGTAAGCCATCTTCTCGGCCACCTTCCTCCCTTCAAAGCATAGCTGGCTCAACAATCTCTAATTGTTTGTAGCCCAATAGCGCATTCACAGCGTTAACTTCCCTTTTGGTCTTTAGCTTGACCATATGCTCAAAATTCCAGCTAACAAGCACATCAAGGGAATAAACTGTAGCCACTGCTATATGGACTGCATCTTCGATATATTTTGCCGGAATTATCCTTCCCTTTATGTATTCTTCAGTCAATGCTTCTATTTCCTCTCCTCTGCTGGTGAGTCTCTCAAATCCCTTAACCAAATCAAGGAGATGTTTCTTTTTAACTTCATCACCGGTAGCTTCAATCTCCTCAACAACAAGATCTGAAATAAAGATCTCATATTGTTGAAGCTTTTCCCACAAATTCTTTGTTATTTCCTGTCGAATGGGATTTCTACTATCTATATATGCATTGGGCACAGATGTGTCAAAATAGATTTTGAGTTTCCTTGCCATGTAACCTTACTTTCGCATTGCATGAGAAGTAGAGTCATAAAAACCTCTAACCTGCTATATCTCCATTATAGCACCTTATGCGGAGCTGAAGATTATTGCTTAAAGATTTTTTATTGGATATTTTTTATATTTTAAGAGCCCGCCACGCAGCAGGATTCTTGCCTTATTTCCTGATTCGTTTATTTTCCCTCCATTTTTCACTTGCACCCGGAGTTAGGAGAGATAACTCATTATCCTTATCGGCAGGTTCTGCCCAAAATAAGGGACGGGATGGGCTCAAAGCACAAGCCCATCCCGTAATAAGTGCACCAGTTACGACAAATTAGAACTTTATTGACATCTCAAAGCGGCCAAAGAAAGCATCGTCAGTAGAGACCTTATTTCCTGGACCGACATTATGATTACCAGAATCTTCATAATAATTACCGGTTTGGAAATACTGGCCCAGCACATGGGCGGTAACTGCCGGAGTGAACTGATACTCAAGACGAGCCTGAGGGCATATACCGCGCTTCTTACTGACCCCATCCGGCACATTATTGGCTGCCAGATAGAGGAACCCCAGGTTGGCTGTCATCTTGGAGATAGGGGTAAGTTTAAGATCGGCTTCGTAAATCCTATGGTTTGTCCAAGTTCCCTCATCATAGTCAAGCTTGGTAAGGCTGGCAAGCATATCGCCATATCCATACTTGGGGAATTCGCTGTAGAATCCGTCCCAGGCTTCATAGTCGTCAGTGTTCTCGTTATCACCGGAGGTATAATATGCTCCTAATTTAATTGTGGGTTGAGTAGGAACAGGTATGGCATAAGTCAGGGTGGCAAGTCCGCCAATGGCATCCCGATCCATATCGCCCTCTTCACGGGCACCTGTTGGATCGAATCCTTTCCAATCGACTGATCCAAACTCTTTCGTCACTTCGGCTGCATAGGTAAGGTTTTCAATAATCTTTCCGCTCGCCCGGACACCGACGGCAGTAGTGGAAGAATCGACATCGATGTCAGGAGTAGTAGCATCGAAATCTTGGTCTAACTTATAGGCTCTTCTCTCCCGCTGAAGGACATAAACATCAAATGCCTGACCAGGCACCATCTTAAGAGTGGTATACAGACCGTAGAGATCCTCATCATCATTGATGTTGTATTGCCCCTCATCAGGCTTGGCAGTGAATAAATCCACACCGATAACGCTCAGATCGAGGGAAAGCTTGACAGCATCGAAATAAATGGTCCGGGAGCCATCAACAGGTGTCCCCTCATAGACCAGGAACCCCTCTCCATAGGTCAGATCCTGGCGACCGATCTTAAGGTTTAGCGGCGACCCCAAAAATTTCTTGGCTTCGATATAGGAATTATCGATGATGAGGTGATTGGTCCATTCAGGTTTGGGTTTTTTCGCAGCATCTACAGTAGCATCATTATAAGTATAATCCGGGCGACCCCAGCGGGGCTCAACCGCTAACCGGACATAGCCGGTCATGCCTTCCTCAAGCTCTCCTTTTATCCACAGACGGGTCCGATGACGGTAGAATTGCTCGTTATCGTAGGCATTAACTCTTTTCCCAGCAGTACCTGCCTTAGTATTATTCAAGTCATAAATATTTTTCGTAACCTGCCCGCGAATCCGGATATCTCCGCCGTAAGTAACCTTGTTCGCCGCTTCCTCGGCACAGCATACACTCACCAAACCGGTAATCAGGACAATACTTAATAAACCAATCAACGCTTTTTTCATTATTTTCCCCTTATAACCTTATAATATTGAAAAATAAGATTAAATATATTTCACAATCCTGATAGCCTGTTCCTCTCACCCCCTTTTTTCATGGAACTTTCCTTAAACAAGGTGCTCTGCTATTCCTTCTTCGTACTACTTCCTGAAATACCTGCCAGGGCAATCTTTGATTATAGATCTACGCCTGAGCAAAAAAACTATGGAGAACTTACATTGGCTCTTGTTGATAAGCACTATTAAGATTTAATAAATCCTGTGCCGCTGAAGTTGTGACAAGACCATAGAAAAGCCGGGTAGTTTTCTGAATATCCTGACAATTGCGCCACCTTCCATAAATCGGTATCGCATTACAATCTCATTGTTCATTTTCCGTAGTTAATATATATCGAGAGTCCGGGGACATGTCAATATAAAAAATAAACTCAAGAGCATAAAAAAGGCAATTAGCTAAATTCTCCCTCTTGTATGAGCCGTATAATTAGGAATATGTATCATTCCTTAAACTATATCGGTAAAACTGAATCCTGTCTCTCGAAATTAAATTGCATTGTCTTTGCTCATAGGTTACTATACTCCAAATCCCAATCTTGTCTTTTCAGTCCAATTGCGTTATCTTTGCTCATAGCATAGTGTGTATCCTTTCATTTTGTTTATCCAGAATGCTGGATAAATCTAAAACGATTATCCGGGAAGATACACTACCTGCCCTTTCTCTATAAAGGTCGATTCAATTATAAGTAGGAGGTGATTCCCTATGGGAAAAGATAACCTTAGAAATTCCAGATGAAGTTTTAATTTCCCTTAAAGAGACTCCTCTGGAACTTTCGCTGGATATCCGGATGTTGGCTGCGGTTAAATTTTATCAGATGGGCAAGCTATCCTCCGGCAGGGCAGCTCAGCTTGCAGGTATCTCAAGAATAAGCTTTCTTCAATCCCTTGCACGGTATGGTGTACCAATATTCGAGCTTACTCCTGAAGAATTACAACAGGATATTGAGAATGCATAGCATAGTGATTGTTAATACATCACCTCTCTTTTACCTTCATAGGCTGGGCTGTCTTAATGTCCTTGAAAAGTTATATGGTGAAATTATTGTTCCGGCAGCGGTATTAGCTGAACTTGAGGCAGGAGGGCGGACAGGGGGGGATGTTCCTCATGTTGCAGAATACACCTGGATGCAGATGAGGAGAGCAACCATCCCCGCATTCATTAAGATGATCCCTGATCTCGGGCAGGGCGAAGCAGAGATCTTGGCCTTGGGCTGTGAGGAATCCGAACCTTTATTAATCATTGATGATGCTTTGGCACGAAGGATAGCAAAGCTCCAGGCATTCAAGATTACAGGTACTGGCGGTGTGTTATTAAAAGCGAAACAAAAAGGCTATATTGGCGAGCTCAGGCCAATACTTGAACATTTAAAAGAGGCTGGTTTCTACCTGAGTGATAAGTTGATCGCTGAGACATTAAAAATTTCTGGAGAAAGCCAAAAGTAATTTTGAAATCTTTCCCCCTTCAGGCCGGAAGTTCAATTCAACGATAACCGCTTTAAGCATATATGCAATATTGTGCAGTTATTTTAAGCCACAATTGCCCCCATGCCAAGAGCTTTCCATCAAACTGAACCACAGAGCCCGTAAAGGGCATTCCATATGAAATCCGAGAAGAAAGAAGTAATGATGAAGCGATGCTTTTTCAGGCAAAACGATTACAATTAAACCACACGGATGCATTTGCGAACGTGGAGTAAGGAGGCTGGATAATACCATGAAAATCAAAGCCAGCGACGTGATTGTGCCTTTAGATGTCCCCAAGACAATGCGGGGAGAATATACTCAGAATTATCTGACCATTACCCAGGAAAGCGGACGGCTGATACTGTTTGCCGGTGATCAGAAAGTAGAGCACCTCAACAGGGATTTTTTCGGGGAGGGCATCCATCCCCAGGACAGCGATCCGGAGCACCTGTTCAGGATCGCCGGTCAGGGCAGGATCGGGGTTTTTGCCACCCAGCTTGGCCTGATAGCCAGGTACGGGATGGATTATCCCGATGTGTCCTACCTGGTCAAGCTGAATTCCAGAACGGATTTGGTGACGGTCGATATGGACGATCCTTTCAGTCAGCAATGGCTGGATGTCAAACAGGTGGTGGAGTTTCGTGATAACAGCGGGCTCAAGATACCTGCCGTAGGTTATTCGGTGTATCTGGGAAGCATGTATGAGGATGAGATGCTCCATCATGCAGCCCAGGTCGTATATCAAGCCCATCAGCACGGCATGCTTGCCGTTCTGTGGATCTGTCCGCTTGGCCAGGCAATAGAAGACGAAAGGGATTCGCACCTGATTGCCGGGGCTGCGGGTGTGGGGGCATGCCTTGGCAGCGATTTTGTGAGAGTGAACTATCCCCAGACGAATGGTGCCAAACCGCAGGAGATGTTTAAAGAAGCCATTCTGGCCGCTGGACGGACCAGGGTCATTTCTTCGGGAGGGTCGAGCCAGGATGTGGGAGCTTTTCTCGGAAGGATTTACGACCAGATTCACATCAGCGGTGCCGGGGGGATATCGATCGGCAGAAATCTCCACCAGAAGTCCCTCGATGAGGCTGTCAGACTGTGCGAGGCCATCCATGCCGTAGTTATCGAGGGAGCTATGGTCGAAGATGCTTTACAGCGCATGTGGACATCGTCCAGGGAACGATAATGGAGAGCATCTTCAAAGCCTGCGATATCCGGGGCTCATATCCGGATACTCAGGTTCAGAGGTTCATCACTCCTCTTCCCCGCAGTTCGAAATTCAGGGTCACCTCAAACCAGATCGAGGACTCCTGGATGCCGCTGGGGAAAGGGGGGAAAGGGTTCCCATTTTTGACCGCGGCAATGGCTGCTTCATCCAGGAGGGCAATTCTGGAGCTTCGGGTTATCTGAATCTGCTCTACCTGTCCATCGCGGTGAAGCAAAAATCTGATGCTGACATTTCCCTCCCATCCTTTTCTGGCAGCCAGTGAAGGGAATCGCTTGCGGCTGTCGATGTGCCGGTGAATAATGCTCTGATAGGCTATGGTCTGATCAGGCTGCTCGTAAGCAGTCCTGGTCTGGAGCGGGATTTGGGGAAGCGAAACGGGTTTGATCTGGCCAAGTGCAATCCCGCCTCCAGTGCCGTACGAGGGACCTCCCACGCCGCTGGCAGAGCGCTCCGCCGAATCATCAGCCACCGGCACGTACAGTTTTTCCACTGCCCCGCACGGTGCTGCCGCTGAGCTGGCGATCGGATGAACCGGGGCCGGT is part of the bacterium genome and encodes:
- a CDS encoding UPF0175 family protein, translating into MTLEIPDEVLISLKETPLELSLDIRMLAAVKFYQMGKLSSGRAAQLAGISRISFLQSLARYGVPIFELTPEELQQDIENA
- a CDS encoding type II toxin-antitoxin system VapC family toxin, giving the protein MARKLKIYFDTSVPNAYIDSRNPIRQEITKNLWEKLQQYEIFISDLVVEEIEATGDEVKKKHLLDLVKGFERLTSRGEEIEALTEEYIKGRIIPAKYIEDAVHIAVATVYSLDVLVSWNFEHMVKLKTKREVNAVNALLGYKQLEIVEPAML
- a CDS encoding aldolase, whose protein sequence is MKIKASDVIVPLDVPKTMRGEYTQNYLTITQESGRLILFAGDQKVEHLNRDFFGEGIHPQDSDPEHLFRIAGQGRIGVFATQLGLIARYGMDYPDVSYLVKLNSRTDLVTVDMDDPFSQQWLDVKQVVEFRDNSGLKIPAVGYSVYLGSMYEDEMLHHAAQVVYQAHQHGMLAVLWICPLGQAIEDERDSHLIAGAAGVGACLGSDFVRVNYPQTNGAKPQEMFKEAILAAGRTRVISSGGSSQDVGAFLGRIYDQIHISGAGGISIGRNLHQKSLDEAVRLCEAIHAVVIEGAMVEDALQRMWTSSRER
- a CDS encoding alginate export family protein translates to MKKALIGLLSIVLITGLVSVCCAEEAANKVTYGGDIRIRGQVTKNIYDLNNTKAGTAGKRVNAYDNEQFYRHRTRLWIKGELEEGMTGYVRLAVEPRWGRPDYTYNDATVDAAKKPKPEWTNHLIIDNSYIEAKKFLGSPLNLKIGRQDLTYGEGFLVYEGTPVDGSRTIYFDAVKLSLDLSVIGVDLFTAKPDEGQYNINDDEDLYGLYTTLKMVPGQAFDVYVLQRERRAYKLDQDFDATTPDIDVDSSTTAVGVRASGKIIENLTYAAEVTKEFGSVDWKGFDPTGAREEGDMDRDAIGGLATLTYAIPVPTQPTIKLGAYYTSGDNENTDDYEAWDGFYSEFPKYGYGDMLASLTKLDYDEGTWTNHRIYEADLKLTPISKMTANLGFLYLAANNVPDGVSKKRGICPQARLEYQFTPAVTAHVLGQYFQTGNYYEDSGNHNVGPGNKVSTDDAFFGRFEMSIKF
- a CDS encoding energy transducer TonB; this translates as MHTGILLASGPLVRSHSSELLIEVDLKDLPSNEDSQQPARNIPRPYLRPRAMPQFQNAKVASRFPAPCANPVYSPAPVHPIASSAAAPCGAVEKLYVPVADDSAERSASGVGGPSYGTGGGIALGQIKPVSLPQIPLQTRTAYEQPDQTIAYQSIIHRHIDSRKRFPSLAARKGWEGNVSIRFLLHRDGQVEQIQITRSSRIALLDEAAIAAVKNGNPFPPFPSGIQESSIWFEVTLNFELRGRGVMNL
- the iorA gene encoding indolepyruvate ferredoxin oxidoreductase subunit alpha, with product MKVLLSGNEAVARGAYEFGVRVAVGYPGTPSTEILENIVQYPEIYAQWSPNEKVALEMGIGASLAGARTLVTMKHVGLNVAADPLMTLAYTGVNGGLVIITADDPGMHSSQNEQDNRFFAKFAQIPLLEPADSHEAKEMVGFGMVISESFDTPVLLRLTTRISHSKSLTWVEEDFRADLHRKPFARDPQKYVMIPAYSRKRRALINKRTETIRDEISETTIWNSSQINDTSIGIITGGVAYQYAREVLPHASFLKLGMSYPLPEKRIRKFAAQVEKLYVVEELTPFIEDQVRLMGLAVEGGRSILPDTGELSPDIVARAFGKESSRDVFNPGVAIPPRPPAMCPGCPHRGLFYTLNRKKIRAMGDIGCYTLSVMPPLEAMDMCICMGASIGAAHGFNKAIEGSDTRPVVGVIGDSTFCHSGITGLLDIAYNQGTTTVIILDNRTTAMTGFQQHPGTGRTLKGRETRAVDLVALAKAMGISRVEVVDPYDLAQLGQVIDQETATAEPSLIISRRPCVLLERNAKRIQRQVDPRACTGCRMCLKLGCPAMSSGSEGKAQIDPLLCNGCPVCEQVCKAQAIKPACA
- a CDS encoding DUF3368 domain-containing protein yields the protein MHSIVIVNTSPLFYLHRLGCLNVLEKLYGEIIVPAAVLAELEAGGRTGGDVPHVAEYTWMQMRRATIPAFIKMIPDLGQGEAEILALGCEESEPLLIIDDALARRIAKLQAFKITGTGGVLLKAKQKGYIGELRPILEHLKEAGFYLSDKLIAETLKISGESQK